One genomic segment of Streptomyces sp. RKND-216 includes these proteins:
- a CDS encoding S8 family serine peptidase: MPSFWIPAPASSGVRRTARLALAAGLVVAIAATSPAAVVAADGDPVPATPAKSADDKLGSQDAELLAEAVAEGDKNVTMMLATRPGATEKVAGQLDSVKGGSVGRVDDKLGYVRATVPTGRAEGAIDRAKKLSDVVGIDLLQEIPLPDPAPEADRAKGANNGKRGSQPGPGEDTPADNPYQPAAETGAVDFVDDNPRADGRGVTIGVLDSGVDLGHPALQKTTTGERKIVDWVTATDPIIDGDGTWRPMVTSVSGPTFEYADRTWSAPAGSYQISRFSESVTTGGDMAGDLNRDGDTTDRWGVLYEPATGTVRVDLDDDGNFGDQKAMKPYKDGFQIGWFGEDDPNTEIAERIPFVVEIRKDVPMDPYGGDWVGKKADFVNIGVVESAHGTHVAGITAANGLFGGEMDGAAPGAKLVSSRACSWSGGCTSVALTEGMIDLVTERGVDIVNMSIGGLPALNDGNNARAELYTRLIDTYGVQLVISAGNSGPGANTIGDPSLADKVLSVGASVSKETWAANYGSRVKTKYDMMPFSSRGPREDGGFTPVIAAPGASVNTVPSWQPGQPVPEAGYDLPPGYGMFQGTSMASPQAAGASALLISAAKRRGIELSPLSLRTALTSTADTIKGRQAYEQGAGLIDVEDAWKSIRRGATAHAYTVKAPVDTALSGFLKEPGFGSGLYDREGGLTVGERRTYTVDITRTSGPVRPVEHELGLSNDDGTFRLVGDDEIALPLNEPVSVKLRAKAKRAGIHSASLTLDDERTEGVDKHILATVVAAEDQVTPAYAVQERGSVQRNGTRSYFVTVPEGAKTLEVAMSGLRKNSQTRWVAINPYGLPADPTSTVYCYNNYDNPDNTCRPDLRSYEEPLPGVWEFEVEARRTSPRLNNPFTLTAMALGTTFDPAVQTLPEAEVGTPAPVEWEVTNEFGAVDGSLRGGELGSARQERPTISDGESQERTLVIGEGVSRVDVVIGSTSDTGADLDLSVSLDGEVVGSDADGDSEESVTLLSPEAGTYTITVDGYSVPAGSTAFDYRDVYFSSALGEVKVDENRTVALGNGESATVDAEVVVAGDAPEGRTFFGEVQLVNARGTTTGAGSVQIEEVVVP, from the coding sequence ATGCCTTCCTTCTGGATACCCGCGCCCGCCTCTTCGGGGGTGAGACGCACGGCGCGTCTGGCTCTGGCAGCCGGGCTGGTGGTGGCCATCGCCGCGACCAGCCCGGCTGCCGTCGTCGCAGCGGACGGTGATCCCGTCCCCGCTACTCCGGCCAAGTCGGCCGACGACAAGCTCGGTTCGCAGGATGCCGAGCTCCTGGCCGAAGCCGTGGCCGAGGGCGACAAGAACGTCACCATGATGCTCGCCACCCGGCCCGGTGCCACCGAGAAGGTCGCCGGCCAGCTGGACTCCGTCAAGGGCGGCTCCGTGGGCCGCGTCGACGACAAGCTCGGGTACGTCCGTGCCACTGTGCCCACCGGCCGGGCGGAGGGCGCGATCGACCGGGCGAAGAAGCTGTCGGACGTGGTGGGTATCGACCTGCTCCAGGAGATCCCGCTGCCCGATCCGGCGCCGGAGGCCGACCGCGCCAAGGGCGCGAACAACGGCAAGCGGGGGTCCCAGCCCGGCCCGGGCGAGGACACCCCCGCCGACAACCCGTACCAGCCCGCCGCCGAGACCGGCGCCGTCGACTTCGTCGACGACAACCCCAGGGCGGACGGACGCGGCGTCACGATCGGCGTTCTCGACTCGGGCGTCGACCTCGGCCACCCGGCGCTGCAGAAGACGACCACGGGCGAGCGGAAGATCGTCGACTGGGTGACCGCGACCGACCCGATCATCGACGGTGACGGCACGTGGCGCCCGATGGTCACCTCGGTCTCCGGCCCGACGTTCGAGTACGCGGACCGCACGTGGTCCGCGCCCGCCGGGTCGTACCAGATCAGCCGCTTCTCGGAGTCGGTGACCACCGGCGGCGACATGGCCGGCGACCTCAACCGGGACGGTGACACCACCGACCGCTGGGGCGTGTTGTACGAGCCCGCGACCGGCACGGTGCGCGTCGACCTCGACGACGACGGGAACTTCGGCGACCAGAAGGCGATGAAGCCGTACAAGGACGGCTTCCAGATCGGCTGGTTCGGCGAGGACGACCCGAACACGGAGATCGCCGAGCGCATCCCGTTCGTCGTGGAGATCCGCAAGGACGTCCCGATGGACCCCTACGGGGGCGACTGGGTCGGGAAGAAGGCCGACTTCGTCAACATCGGCGTCGTGGAGTCCGCGCACGGCACCCACGTCGCCGGTATCACGGCGGCCAACGGCCTGTTCGGTGGCGAGATGGACGGCGCGGCCCCCGGCGCGAAGCTGGTCTCCTCGCGCGCCTGCTCGTGGAGTGGGGGCTGCACGAGCGTCGCACTGACCGAGGGCATGATCGATCTGGTCACCGAGCGCGGCGTCGACATCGTGAACATGTCGATCGGCGGTCTGCCGGCGCTGAACGACGGCAACAACGCACGCGCCGAGCTCTACACCCGGCTCATCGACACCTACGGCGTGCAACTGGTGATCTCCGCGGGGAACAGCGGTCCGGGCGCCAACACCATCGGCGACCCCTCGCTGGCCGACAAGGTGCTCAGCGTCGGTGCGTCGGTCTCGAAGGAGACGTGGGCCGCCAACTACGGCTCCAGGGTGAAGACGAAGTACGACATGATGCCCTTCTCCTCCCGCGGACCGCGTGAGGACGGTGGCTTCACCCCGGTGATCGCCGCTCCGGGCGCCTCCGTCAACACCGTGCCGAGCTGGCAGCCCGGCCAGCCGGTCCCCGAGGCGGGCTACGACCTGCCGCCCGGTTACGGCATGTTCCAGGGCACGTCGATGGCCTCCCCGCAGGCGGCGGGCGCCTCCGCGCTGCTGATCTCGGCGGCGAAGCGGCGCGGTATCGAGCTGAGCCCTCTCAGCCTGCGCACCGCTCTCACCAGCACGGCCGACACCATCAAGGGCCGGCAGGCGTACGAGCAGGGTGCGGGCCTCATCGACGTCGAGGACGCCTGGAAGTCCATCAGGCGCGGCGCCACGGCCCACGCGTACACGGTCAAGGCGCCGGTGGACACGGCGCTGTCCGGCTTCCTGAAGGAGCCGGGCTTCGGCAGCGGCCTCTACGACCGCGAGGGCGGTCTCACCGTCGGCGAACGCCGCACCTACACCGTCGACATCACCCGCACCAGCGGTCCTGTCCGGCCGGTGGAACACGAACTCGGCCTGAGCAACGACGACGGCACCTTCCGGCTGGTCGGCGACGACGAGATCGCACTGCCGCTGAACGAGCCGGTCTCCGTGAAGCTCCGCGCGAAGGCGAAGCGGGCGGGCATCCACAGTGCCTCCCTCACCCTGGACGACGAGCGCACCGAGGGCGTCGACAAGCACATCCTCGCGACCGTCGTCGCGGCGGAGGACCAGGTCACCCCGGCCTACGCCGTGCAGGAGCGCGGGTCGGTGCAGCGCAACGGCACGCGGTCGTACTTCGTGACCGTGCCCGAGGGCGCGAAGACGCTCGAGGTCGCGATGAGCGGCCTGAGGAAGAACAGCCAGACCCGTTGGGTCGCGATCAACCCCTACGGTCTCCCCGCCGATCCGACGTCGACGGTCTACTGCTACAACAACTATGACAACCCGGACAACACCTGCCGTCCCGACCTGCGCTCCTACGAGGAACCGCTTCCGGGCGTCTGGGAGTTCGAGGTCGAGGCACGGCGCACCTCGCCGCGGCTGAACAACCCGTTCACCCTGACCGCGATGGCGCTGGGCACCACCTTCGACCCCGCGGTGCAGACGCTTCCCGAGGCCGAGGTGGGGACCCCTGCTCCGGTCGAGTGGGAGGTCACGAACGAGTTCGGGGCCGTCGACGGCTCGCTGCGAGGCGGCGAGCTGGGGTCCGCCCGGCAGGAGCGTCCCACCATCTCCGACGGCGAGTCCCAGGAGAGGACTCTCGTCATCGGCGAGGGCGTCTCGCGCGTGGACGTCGTGATCGGTTCCACCTCCGACACCGGCGCCGACCTGGACCTGAGCGTCTCCCTCGACGGTGAGGTCGTCGGTTCGGACGCCGACGGCGACTCGGAGGAGTCGGTGACGCTGCTGAGTCCGGAGGCGGGCACGTACACGATCACCGTGGACGGATACTCCGTGCCGGCCGGCAGCACCGCGTTCGACTACCGCGACGTCTACTTCTCCTCCGCACTCGGCGAGGTGAAGGTCGACGAGAACCGGACCGTCGCCCTCGGCAACGGCGAGTCCGCCACCGTCGACGCGGAGGTCGTGGTGGCCGGCGACGCACCAGAGGGCCGCACCTTCTTCGGTGAGGTGCAGCTGGTCAACGCGCGGGGCACCACGACGGGCGCGGGCAGTGTGCAGATCGAGGAGGTCGTCGTCCCGTAG
- a CDS encoding GNAT family N-acetyltransferase: MTLPTPKLHTSRLRLRPFTDADAAPLYTLHSNARVLRYWDSPPWTEPARAQRFLATCRTIEEEGTGARVAVDRVSDGAFIGWCGLSDWNPDFRSASLGYLFDAAAWGHGYATETAQAVLQWAFDALDLNRVQAEADTRNVASARVLEKLGFVREGTLREDCVVNGEVSDSWVFGLLRREWHPTATPTAGR, translated from the coding sequence ATGACGCTGCCCACCCCGAAGCTGCACACCTCCCGGCTCCGGCTGCGGCCGTTCACCGACGCCGACGCGGCGCCGCTCTACACGCTGCACAGCAACGCCCGCGTGCTGCGTTACTGGGACTCCCCGCCGTGGACCGAACCGGCCCGCGCCCAGCGCTTCCTCGCGACCTGCCGGACGATCGAGGAGGAAGGCACGGGCGCGCGCGTGGCCGTCGACCGCGTCTCCGACGGCGCGTTCATCGGCTGGTGCGGCCTGTCCGACTGGAACCCGGACTTTCGTAGCGCGTCCCTGGGCTACCTCTTCGACGCAGCCGCGTGGGGCCACGGATATGCCACGGAGACCGCCCAGGCCGTCCTGCAGTGGGCGTTCGACGCCCTGGACCTGAACCGCGTCCAGGCCGAGGCCGACACCCGCAACGTGGCGTCCGCGCGGGTCCTGGAGAAGCTCGGCTTCGTCCGCGAAGGCACCCTCCGCGAGGACTGCGTCGTCAACGGCGAGGTCTCCGACTCCTGGGTCTTCGGCCTCCTCCGCCGCGAATGGCACCCGACGGCCACGCCGACGGCCGGCCGTTAG
- a CDS encoding DUF6411 family protein, producing the protein MTAVAIIAGCVLLLALAFLLPRLSRHPERGAHKTLGAGSRTAGKAPGPLGRLFSKPFRSSSRALGRSGSAGRRARGRMPF; encoded by the coding sequence ATGACGGCCGTGGCCATCATCGCCGGATGCGTACTCCTGCTCGCCCTCGCCTTCCTCCTCCCCCGCCTCTCGCGGCATCCGGAGCGCGGCGCACACAAGACCCTCGGCGCCGGCTCCCGCACGGCGGGCAAGGCCCCCGGCCCCCTGGGCCGCCTCTTCAGCAAGCCCTTCCGCAGCAGCTCCCGCGCCCTGGGCCGCAGCGGCTCCGCCGGCCGCCGCGCCCGCGGCCGTATGCCGTTCTGA
- a CDS encoding PP2C family protein-serine/threonine phosphatase: protein MVGIPAVERALRDAAPHQLLDVVTAAMKDQYGATGVELRIADYGMKSLQSVEFGPLAVEPLPLHDSPQGRVFGAQEPLVVRKAPGLATVHMPVTVRGDRMGVLSVTLPEEQYREAALPEMQHVCAALGHEILVAERDTDLFQVARRTSRLTLAAEMQWQLLPGRSCARPEFALGGHLEPAYAIFGDNFDWSASRDRLTLVVTNGMGDGIEAALLSSLAVNALRNARRAGLGIADQAALADQALYAQHHGERYLSVLLLEFDLATGAVTAVDAGSPRLWRLREGKVERVTFEAQLPLGMFEETPYVSECFQVRPGDRLLITSDGVYDTPSPGGTGYGERALARSLAATRLLPADQVPRAVLHELTDYRGRGPLEDDALVVCLDWHGRPALV, encoded by the coding sequence GTGGTCGGTATCCCCGCCGTGGAGCGTGCGCTGCGCGATGCCGCCCCGCATCAGCTGCTGGACGTCGTGACGGCGGCCATGAAGGACCAGTACGGTGCCACCGGCGTCGAGCTGCGCATCGCCGACTACGGCATGAAGTCGCTCCAGTCCGTCGAGTTCGGCCCGCTGGCCGTGGAGCCGCTGCCCCTGCACGACAGTCCGCAGGGGAGGGTGTTCGGCGCGCAGGAGCCGCTGGTCGTCCGGAAGGCGCCGGGGCTGGCCACGGTGCACATGCCGGTCACGGTCCGGGGTGACCGGATGGGGGTGCTGTCCGTCACGCTGCCCGAGGAGCAGTACCGCGAGGCGGCGCTGCCGGAGATGCAGCACGTGTGCGCGGCCCTCGGGCACGAGATCCTGGTCGCTGAGCGGGACACCGACCTGTTCCAGGTGGCGCGCCGCACGTCCCGCCTCACGCTCGCCGCCGAGATGCAGTGGCAGCTGCTGCCCGGCCGCTCCTGCGCCCGCCCGGAGTTCGCGCTTGGCGGCCACCTGGAGCCCGCGTACGCCATCTTCGGCGACAACTTCGACTGGTCGGCGTCCCGGGACCGCCTGACCCTCGTCGTGACCAACGGCATGGGTGACGGCATCGAGGCCGCTCTGCTGTCCAGTCTCGCCGTCAACGCGCTGCGCAACGCGCGTCGCGCCGGGCTCGGCATCGCCGACCAGGCCGCTCTGGCGGACCAGGCGCTGTACGCACAGCACCACGGCGAGCGGTACCTGTCGGTACTGCTGCTGGAGTTCGACCTGGCCACCGGCGCGGTGACGGCCGTGGACGCCGGCTCGCCCCGGCTGTGGCGGCTGAGGGAGGGGAAGGTCGAACGGGTCACGTTCGAGGCGCAGTTGCCGCTGGGCATGTTCGAGGAGACGCCGTACGTCTCCGAGTGCTTCCAGGTGCGGCCGGGGGACCGTCTCCTGATCACCAGCGACGGGGTGTACGACACGCCCTCGCCCGGCGGAACGGGCTACGGCGAGCGGGCCCTGGCGCGTTCGCTCGCCGCAACGCGCCTGCTCCCCGCGGACCAGGTGCCGCGTGCGGTGCTGCACGAGCTGACCGACTACCGGGGCCGGGGCCCGCTGGAGGACGACGCGCTGGTGGTCTGCCTCGACTGGCACGGACGTCCGGCCCTGGTGTGA
- a CDS encoding MarR family transcriptional regulator translates to MGAPSSSPQPSHAAARAAAEAIEMLEVLWERGFDAASPAPVSAFQLRVLYSLDREEGINLRRLGELLDSRASSVSRLCDRLEATGYVERRPSPVSRRELQLHLTRKARTYLTDLRARREEALLKVLDRMPAQARRDLARGLESFRFAARGEHAHSGEPPGAGDTRPA, encoded by the coding sequence ATGGGCGCGCCTTCTTCCTCGCCGCAGCCGTCCCACGCCGCCGCACGGGCGGCGGCGGAGGCCATCGAGATGCTGGAGGTACTGTGGGAGCGCGGCTTCGACGCCGCCTCACCCGCGCCGGTCTCCGCGTTCCAGCTGCGCGTTCTGTACAGCCTGGACCGCGAAGAGGGCATCAATCTCCGCCGGCTCGGCGAACTGCTCGATTCGAGAGCGTCGTCGGTCAGCCGGCTGTGCGACCGCCTGGAGGCCACGGGCTACGTCGAGCGCAGGCCGAGCCCGGTCAGCAGGCGGGAACTGCAACTGCACCTCACCCGCAAGGCCCGCACGTACCTGACGGACCTGCGCGCCCGCCGCGAAGAGGCTCTGCTGAAGGTGCTCGACCGGATGCCCGCCCAGGCCCGACGGGACCTCGCCCGCGGGCTGGAGAGCTTCCGGTTCGCCGCGCGGGGAGAGCACGCACACTCCGGAGAACCTCCGGGCGCCGGGGACACCCGCCCGGCCTGA
- a CDS encoding RNA polymerase sigma factor SigF — translation MSTAARVPSAVEAGTSVARPHEAAEAGLPHVAEPGAVAPHDARELSVLFFRRLRTLEEGTPEYQYARNTLIEMNLTLVRYAAGRFRHRHQSEEDIVQVGTIGLIKAIDRFDLDRGVEFTSYAVPYITGEMRRFFRDTTWAVHVPRRLQELRIRLAMANEELLAELGRPASAEEVAGHLGITVEEVVEGQVAANGYSAESLDGALSDRDEADGHSLGDRLGACDPAFDAIEGFEAVRPLLAELGDRDRRILELRFGEELTQSQIGERLGISQMHVSRLLSACLKRLRTAVNEDSA, via the coding sequence ATGAGCACCGCAGCGCGAGTCCCGTCGGCAGTCGAGGCCGGCACCAGCGTCGCACGCCCGCACGAGGCCGCCGAGGCGGGCCTGCCGCACGTCGCCGAACCCGGCGCCGTGGCCCCGCACGACGCACGCGAGTTGTCCGTTCTGTTCTTCCGGCGCCTGCGGACCCTGGAGGAGGGCACGCCCGAGTACCAGTACGCGCGCAACACCCTCATCGAGATGAATCTGACGCTCGTCCGCTACGCGGCGGGCCGCTTCCGGCACCGCCACCAGTCGGAGGAGGACATCGTCCAGGTCGGCACCATCGGACTGATCAAGGCCATCGACCGGTTCGACCTCGACCGCGGAGTGGAGTTCACCTCGTACGCGGTGCCGTACATCACCGGCGAGATGCGGCGCTTCTTCCGCGACACCACCTGGGCCGTGCACGTGCCGCGCCGGCTCCAGGAGCTGCGCATCCGGCTGGCCATGGCGAACGAGGAACTGCTCGCCGAACTGGGGCGCCCCGCCTCGGCGGAGGAGGTCGCGGGCCACCTCGGCATCACGGTGGAGGAGGTCGTCGAGGGGCAGGTCGCGGCCAACGGGTACTCCGCCGAGTCCCTGGACGGCGCGCTGAGCGACCGCGACGAGGCCGACGGCCACAGCCTGGGCGACCGGCTCGGAGCGTGCGACCCCGCTTTCGACGCAATCGAGGGATTCGAGGCGGTGCGTCCGCTGCTCGCCGAACTCGGCGACCGCGACCGCCGGATACTGGAACTGCGCTTCGGCGAGGAGCTCACCCAGTCCCAGATCGGGGAGCGCCTGGGCATCTCGCAGATGCACGTGTCGCGTCTGCTCTCCGCCTGCCTCAAACGCCTCCGTACCGCTGTGAACGAGGACAGCGCCTGA